A region of Myxococcus stipitatus DSM 14675 DNA encodes the following proteins:
- a CDS encoding thioredoxin domain-containing protein: MATHPPSSGPSNRLAREPSPYLRQHASNPVDWFAWGDEALARARAEDKPILLSVGYSACHWCHVMAHESFESPDTARLMNEGFINIKVDREERPDLDQIYQGVVQLMGQGGGWPLTVFLTPDLKPFYGGTYFPPEDRYGRPGFPRLLMALRDAWKNKREDIHRQAAQFEEGLGELAAYGLDAAPGVLSVEDVLSMGQRMALQVDSVHGGFGGAPKFPNPMNFSLLLRAWRRGGGDSLRDAVFLTLERMALGGIYDQLGGGFHRYSVDARWLVPHFEKMLYDNAQLMHLYSEAQQVAPRPLWRKVVEETVEYVRREMTDAGGGFYAAQDADSEGEEGKFFVWRPEEIQAVLPPERAELVMRHFRVTPLGNFEHGATVLEVVVPAETLARERSLSLEAVERELAETRQVLFQARERRVKPGRDDKILAGWNGLMIRGLALAARVFDRPDWTRLAVSAADFVLAKLWDGTRLARSYQEGQARIDGFLEDYGDLASGLTALYQATFDVKYLEAAKALVKRAEELFWDAEKQAYLTAPRGQKDLVVATYGLFDNAFPSGASTLTEAQVALAALTGDEHHLELPSKYVARMREGLVANAMGYGHLGLAADSLLDGGAGVTFSGSSDAVAPLLSAANHVYAPTFAFGWKEEGRPVPALLKELFEGREPVAGKGAAYLCRGFACELPRTDAKALAERLTEKPKGA, translated from the coding sequence ATGGCCACCCACCCACCGTCCTCGGGTCCGTCCAACCGGCTCGCCCGAGAGCCCTCGCCGTACCTGCGCCAGCACGCCAGCAATCCGGTGGACTGGTTCGCGTGGGGAGATGAAGCACTCGCGCGAGCGCGCGCGGAGGACAAGCCCATCCTGCTCTCGGTGGGCTACTCCGCGTGCCATTGGTGTCACGTCATGGCGCACGAGTCCTTCGAGTCGCCCGACACGGCCCGGCTGATGAACGAGGGGTTCATCAACATCAAGGTGGACCGCGAGGAGCGTCCGGACCTGGACCAGATCTATCAAGGCGTGGTCCAGCTCATGGGGCAGGGTGGGGGCTGGCCGTTGACGGTGTTCCTCACGCCGGACCTGAAGCCCTTCTACGGGGGCACCTACTTCCCGCCGGAGGACCGCTACGGTCGTCCGGGGTTCCCCCGCCTGCTGATGGCGCTGCGGGACGCGTGGAAGAACAAGCGCGAGGACATCCACCGCCAGGCCGCGCAGTTCGAGGAGGGCCTGGGGGAGCTGGCCGCGTATGGCCTGGACGCCGCGCCCGGGGTGCTGTCCGTGGAGGACGTGCTGTCGATGGGCCAGCGCATGGCCCTGCAGGTGGACTCCGTGCATGGAGGCTTCGGCGGGGCGCCCAAGTTCCCCAACCCGATGAACTTCTCGCTGCTGTTGCGCGCATGGCGGCGCGGGGGCGGTGACTCGCTGCGGGACGCGGTGTTCCTCACGCTGGAGCGGATGGCGCTGGGGGGCATCTACGACCAGCTCGGAGGTGGCTTCCATCGCTACTCGGTGGATGCGCGCTGGCTGGTGCCGCACTTCGAGAAGATGCTCTACGACAACGCCCAGCTCATGCACCTGTACTCGGAGGCGCAGCAGGTGGCGCCTCGGCCGCTGTGGCGCAAGGTGGTGGAGGAGACGGTGGAGTACGTGCGCCGCGAGATGACGGACGCGGGCGGCGGCTTCTACGCGGCGCAGGACGCGGACAGCGAAGGCGAAGAGGGCAAGTTCTTCGTATGGCGCCCGGAGGAGATCCAGGCGGTGCTGCCGCCCGAGCGCGCGGAGCTGGTCATGCGCCACTTCCGTGTCACACCGCTGGGCAACTTCGAGCACGGCGCCACGGTGCTGGAAGTCGTGGTGCCCGCGGAGACGCTGGCCCGCGAGCGGAGCCTCTCGCTGGAGGCCGTGGAGCGTGAGCTGGCGGAGACGCGGCAGGTGTTGTTCCAGGCTCGCGAGCGTCGAGTGAAGCCGGGGCGCGACGACAAGATTCTCGCGGGCTGGAATGGCTTGATGATTCGCGGGCTCGCGCTCGCCGCGCGCGTCTTTGATCGGCCGGACTGGACGCGCCTCGCCGTCTCCGCAGCGGACTTCGTGCTCGCGAAGCTGTGGGATGGGACGCGGCTGGCGCGCTCGTATCAGGAGGGGCAGGCGCGCATCGACGGCTTCCTCGAGGACTATGGAGATTTGGCCTCGGGGCTCACCGCGCTGTACCAGGCCACGTTCGACGTGAAGTACCTGGAGGCGGCGAAGGCGCTGGTGAAGCGCGCGGAGGAGCTCTTCTGGGACGCGGAGAAGCAGGCGTATCTCACGGCGCCTCGGGGACAGAAGGACCTGGTGGTGGCGACGTATGGCCTCTTCGACAACGCGTTCCCTTCAGGTGCGTCCACGCTGACGGAGGCGCAGGTGGCGCTGGCGGCGCTCACGGGGGATGAGCACCACCTGGAGCTGCCGTCGAAGTACGTGGCGCGGATGCGAGAGGGACTGGTGGCCAATGCGATGGGCTATGGCCACCTGGGGCTCGCGGCGGACTCGCTCCTCGATGGTGGCGCGGGGGTGACATTCTCCGGCTCGAGCGATGCGGTGGCGCCGCTGCTGAGCGCGGCGAACCACGTCTACGCGCCGACGTTCGCCTTCGGCTGGAAGGAGGAGGGGAGGCCCGTGCCCGCGCTCTTGAAGGAGCTCTTCGAGGGACGCGAGCCCGTCGCGGGGAAGGGCGCCGCGTACCTGTGCCGGGGCTTCGCGTGTGAACTGCCGCGCACGGACGCGAAGGCCCTGGCCGAACGACTGACGGAGAAGCCCAAGGGGGCTTGA
- a CDS encoding ArnT family glycosyltransferase, with protein sequence MVSTAPVAPGPAGLGLKTCLALLGVALVVRTVLALGTDVYFDTAYYWQWAQRLDWGYYDHPPLIAWLLALLGIHATALLCGAGTIAAVWGLARDVYQSREAAWRASALWSVVPGGMVAGIWATPDSPLLLFWTLALWALWRERWLWAGVASGLALLAKFPAVLLGIAFLITALRARRLPWGAWGTGAVAAVFLVPVLLWNARHDWVGILFQLKHGLDGQGGWRTLGDFIVGQFAFGGPVLAILALVYAVRGPREHFFLRMAALVPLLFFGYAASRARSEVNWTTMAYLSVCVGAAGMSRLWQRAAAFSGLAVVLGVTLHLFFPLMSVKRDTTLWRTHGWDVLSALATPEKLFPEMKPGSVVAVFSGNYQLASLVALHAGVPVGTAGPVRFSQYDVWPEPPIPPGKDVLWVEEDGPFAPSALTDRFETMEDPVELVGMYKGRRLHPFRVWWVRNARPPPTPPEAPDGMNQSQR encoded by the coding sequence ATGGTTTCCACCGCCCCCGTCGCTCCGGGCCCTGCTGGCCTTGGCCTCAAGACCTGTCTTGCCCTGCTCGGCGTGGCCCTCGTGGTGCGGACCGTGTTGGCGCTCGGGACCGACGTCTACTTCGACACGGCCTACTACTGGCAATGGGCGCAGCGGCTCGACTGGGGCTACTACGACCATCCCCCGCTCATCGCGTGGCTCCTCGCGCTCCTGGGCATCCACGCCACGGCGCTCCTGTGTGGCGCGGGCACCATCGCCGCGGTGTGGGGCCTGGCGCGGGACGTGTACCAGAGCCGTGAAGCCGCCTGGCGCGCGTCGGCCCTGTGGAGCGTGGTGCCCGGGGGCATGGTCGCGGGCATCTGGGCCACGCCGGACTCGCCGCTGCTCCTGTTCTGGACGCTGGCGCTCTGGGCGCTGTGGCGCGAGCGGTGGCTGTGGGCGGGAGTCGCGTCGGGGCTCGCGCTGCTCGCCAAGTTCCCCGCGGTGTTGCTGGGCATCGCCTTCCTCATCACCGCGCTGAGGGCTCGGCGCTTGCCGTGGGGCGCGTGGGGCACGGGCGCCGTCGCGGCGGTGTTCCTGGTGCCCGTGCTCCTCTGGAACGCGCGGCACGACTGGGTGGGCATCCTCTTCCAGCTCAAGCACGGACTGGATGGCCAGGGCGGGTGGCGCACGCTGGGCGACTTCATCGTGGGGCAGTTCGCCTTCGGCGGGCCCGTGCTGGCGATTCTCGCGCTGGTGTACGCGGTGCGAGGCCCCCGGGAGCACTTCTTCCTGCGCATGGCCGCGCTCGTGCCGTTGTTGTTCTTCGGCTACGCGGCGTCGCGCGCGCGGAGCGAGGTCAACTGGACGACCATGGCGTACCTCTCGGTGTGCGTGGGCGCCGCGGGGATGAGCCGGCTGTGGCAGCGCGCGGCCGCGTTCTCCGGGCTCGCGGTGGTGCTGGGGGTGACCCTCCACCTCTTCTTCCCGCTGATGTCCGTCAAGCGCGACACGACGCTGTGGCGCACCCACGGCTGGGACGTGCTGAGCGCCCTGGCCACACCCGAGAAGCTCTTCCCCGAGATGAAGCCGGGCAGCGTGGTCGCCGTCTTCTCCGGCAACTACCAGCTCGCCTCGCTGGTGGCGCTCCACGCGGGTGTCCCCGTGGGCACCGCGGGCCCGGTGCGCTTCAGTCAGTACGACGTGTGGCCCGAGCCGCCCATCCCCCCCGGCAAGGACGTGCTCTGGGTGGAGGAGGATGGCCCGTTCGCGCCCTCGGCGTTGACGGACCGCTTCGAGACCATGGAGGACCCCGTCGAGTTGGTGGGCATGTACAAGGGCCGCCGCCTGCATCCCTTCCGCGTGTGGTGGGTGCGCAACGCGAGGCCCCCTCCGACACCTCCCGAAGCACCGGACGGGATGAACCAGTCACAGCGCTGA
- a CDS encoding DUF350 domain-containing protein: MDLTLLFVGLVKVVLGGLVAALGIWMALRGLSRILGTQPVEELRQGNTAAGLVHASSLVSLGLLVQHAVLATSDAVDLTVRTSPFQPIMLGKLIAVAALHVGLSLGVGVAVLAMGILLFDRMTPGIDELEEVRKGNVAAALILAAILLVLALLTAPGLQAALNGLIPFPQLPEGTVVAPG, from the coding sequence ATGGACCTCACCCTTCTCTTCGTCGGTCTCGTCAAAGTGGTTCTGGGGGGCCTGGTCGCCGCCCTCGGAATCTGGATGGCGTTGCGCGGTCTGAGCCGCATCCTCGGCACGCAGCCCGTGGAGGAGCTGCGCCAGGGCAACACCGCGGCGGGCCTCGTCCATGCGTCGAGCCTCGTCTCGCTGGGGCTGCTCGTGCAGCACGCGGTGCTGGCCACGTCGGACGCGGTGGACCTCACGGTGCGCACCTCGCCCTTCCAGCCCATCATGCTGGGGAAGCTCATCGCCGTGGCCGCGCTGCACGTGGGCCTGTCGCTGGGCGTGGGCGTCGCGGTGCTCGCGATGGGCATCCTCCTGTTCGACCGGATGACGCCGGGCATCGACGAGCTGGAGGAGGTGCGCAAGGGCAACGTCGCCGCCGCGCTCATCCTCGCCGCCATCCTGCTGGTGCTCGCGCTGCTCACCGCGCCCGGACTCCAGGCCGCGCTCAACGGGCTCATCCCCTTCCCCCAGCTTCCGGAGGGCACCGTTGTCGCGCCCGGGTGA
- a CDS encoding tRNA(His) guanylyltransferase Thg1 family protein, which produces MMDADEMARKMRQGELFHGLRLLPGAWAVLRVDGRGFSRFTQERFEKPFDPLFHRMMVRTASALLEEFQGVYAYTQSDEISVLFRPDWSLFDREVEKLVSLSASVATATFTHAVGVPAVFDGRVWMGADERSVLDYFAWRQADGSRCSLQGWCYWTLRKEGLSAAQATRELDGRSTAFKNELLFQRGINFNEVPLWQRRGSAIRWERYVKEGVDPRDGSRHQTTRRRLGVDSELPMKEAYERYLRDVLAAPPPEPR; this is translated from the coding sequence ATGATGGACGCCGATGAGATGGCCCGGAAGATGCGGCAGGGCGAGCTGTTTCACGGCTTGCGCCTCCTGCCCGGGGCGTGGGCGGTGCTGCGCGTGGACGGCCGAGGCTTCTCCCGCTTCACGCAGGAGCGCTTCGAGAAGCCGTTCGACCCGCTCTTCCACAGGATGATGGTCCGCACCGCGAGCGCGCTGCTGGAGGAGTTCCAGGGCGTCTACGCGTATACGCAGAGCGACGAAATCTCCGTGCTCTTCCGGCCCGACTGGTCGTTGTTCGACCGCGAGGTGGAGAAGCTGGTGTCGCTCTCGGCCAGCGTGGCGACCGCCACCTTCACGCACGCGGTGGGCGTGCCGGCGGTGTTCGACGGACGGGTGTGGATGGGCGCGGATGAGCGCTCGGTGCTGGACTACTTCGCGTGGCGTCAGGCGGACGGCTCGCGGTGTTCGCTCCAGGGGTGGTGCTACTGGACGCTGCGCAAGGAGGGGCTGAGCGCGGCGCAGGCCACGCGCGAGCTGGATGGGCGCTCCACGGCCTTCAAGAACGAGCTGCTCTTCCAGCGCGGCATCAACTTCAACGAGGTGCCGCTCTGGCAGCGCCGGGGCTCCGCCATCCGCTGGGAGCGCTACGTGAAGGAGGGCGTGGACCCTCGCGACGGCTCCCGTCATCAGACGACGCGGCGCCGACTCGGGGTGGACTCGGAGCTGCCCATGAAGGAGGCCTACGAGCGCTATCTGCGCGACGTGCTCGCGGCACCCCCGCCGGAGCCCCGCTAG
- a CDS encoding ATP-binding protein — MELILFIGLQASGKSSFFQRRFAPTHVLVSKDLWPNARRKEARQQRCVAEALAEGKSVVVDNTHPTREQRAPLIALGHAQGASVIGFYFSSKLSDCLTRNAKRQGRARVPEVALFATAKLLRRPCREEGFDSLYRVTLGGEGDFVVEDWKEQEDDGRR, encoded by the coding sequence ATGGAACTCATCCTCTTCATCGGGTTGCAGGCCTCGGGCAAGAGCAGCTTCTTTCAGCGGCGCTTTGCTCCGACGCACGTCCTGGTGAGCAAGGACCTGTGGCCCAACGCGCGGCGCAAGGAGGCGCGTCAGCAGCGGTGCGTGGCCGAGGCGCTGGCCGAAGGGAAGTCGGTGGTGGTGGACAACACCCACCCGACGCGGGAGCAGCGCGCGCCGCTCATCGCGCTGGGCCATGCGCAGGGCGCGTCTGTCATTGGCTTCTATTTCTCCTCGAAGCTTTCGGACTGCCTGACGCGCAACGCGAAGCGCCAGGGGCGCGCGCGGGTGCCGGAGGTGGCGCTGTTCGCGACGGCGAAGCTGTTGCGGCGGCCGTGTCGTGAGGAGGGGTTTGATTCGTTGTACCGCGTCACCCTGGGCGGCGAAGGGGACTTCGTCGTCGAGGACTGGAAGGAGCAGGAAGATGATGGACGCCGATGA
- a CDS encoding S8 family serine peptidase, with translation MKTAFSSYAGSWRRLTVMTLGCGLLAPIPAFAATQAPSGVERAATPAARVVDSDKATTARPVAGLADSVKGRSSLVTGAGRVFHRTDNRVHSLKTLAVPSTALQLHVWEEEDAAGQRQDFFAYSRGGTELVGRAQATTYQVRLGHVQFDPLRDTAPLVAGLLSADPGNTLSLVQLQATPLPELRESLEREGGKVLRFLTDHTFLVEMNADTKKRVAELPFVRWVGPYHPEYRVEGFLRDALTGRSARLEAQRYSIMLGERGAVRQGEVAELVRKLGGTVDLIEPGGLRVEATLTQPQLERLVRSNAVQFIDRWGGPGEVDMNIVREVGGANYLETTRGWTGEGVRGEIFDTELRTTHQEWAVAPLIHSTSTAGSAHGTSCYSINFAKGVVPEARGMLPKGQGIFFLYSQSTQFGGTKSRYDINRELTDPAGPYRAVFQTSSVGSTLGTTYTTISAEVDDYLHKAPILSTQSQSNSGTRNSRPQAWAKNIVSVGGFYHRNTASRTDDSWSSSASIGPAADGRLKPDLSFFYDQIRSASNASNTSYTEFGGTSAATPQTAGHFGLLFEMWHKGVWAGHGGGADVFASRPQMATAKALMINLAHRYNWTAGGTNGDLTRARQGWGTADIKRLHDRAPVTGIIDETDTLLPLGSNTYGVTVAAGEKELNVTLVYTDPAGTVGAAQARINDLSLRVTSPSGVVYWGNNGLTASNVSTSGGVSNKVDTVENVFLASPEAGAWTVTVLGDEIVQDADLSTRVIDAKYGLVVSGGILRK, from the coding sequence ATGAAGACTGCATTCTCGTCGTATGCGGGAAGCTGGCGTCGCCTCACTGTGATGACCCTGGGCTGTGGCCTTCTCGCGCCGATTCCGGCGTTCGCGGCGACCCAGGCGCCGTCAGGAGTCGAGCGCGCCGCGACCCCCGCGGCGCGTGTCGTCGACAGTGACAAGGCCACCACGGCGCGTCCTGTCGCGGGGCTGGCGGACTCGGTGAAGGGGCGCAGCTCGCTCGTCACCGGGGCTGGGCGGGTGTTCCACCGCACGGACAACCGGGTGCATTCGCTGAAGACCCTCGCGGTCCCCAGCACCGCGCTCCAGTTACATGTCTGGGAGGAGGAGGACGCGGCCGGACAGCGTCAGGACTTCTTCGCCTACAGCCGCGGCGGCACGGAGCTCGTGGGCCGGGCCCAGGCCACGACGTATCAGGTGCGCCTGGGGCACGTTCAGTTCGACCCGCTCCGGGACACGGCGCCGCTCGTCGCGGGCCTGCTGTCGGCGGACCCGGGCAACACGCTGTCGCTCGTGCAGCTCCAGGCGACGCCGCTGCCGGAGCTGCGGGAGTCCCTGGAGCGCGAGGGCGGCAAGGTGCTGCGCTTCCTCACGGACCACACGTTCCTGGTGGAGATGAACGCGGACACGAAGAAGCGCGTCGCGGAGCTGCCCTTCGTGCGCTGGGTGGGTCCGTACCATCCGGAGTATCGCGTGGAGGGCTTCCTCCGTGACGCCCTCACGGGGCGCTCCGCCCGGCTGGAGGCGCAGCGCTACTCCATCATGCTGGGTGAGCGCGGCGCCGTGCGCCAGGGCGAGGTCGCCGAGCTGGTGCGCAAGCTGGGCGGCACCGTGGACCTCATCGAGCCGGGTGGCTTGCGCGTGGAGGCCACGCTCACCCAGCCGCAGCTCGAGCGGCTCGTGCGCTCCAACGCGGTGCAGTTCATCGACCGCTGGGGTGGCCCGGGTGAAGTGGACATGAACATCGTGCGCGAGGTGGGCGGCGCCAACTACCTCGAGACGACGCGCGGCTGGACGGGCGAAGGCGTGCGCGGTGAGATCTTCGACACCGAGCTGCGGACCACGCATCAGGAGTGGGCCGTGGCGCCCCTCATCCACAGCACGTCCACCGCCGGCAGCGCGCACGGGACGAGCTGCTACAGCATCAACTTCGCCAAGGGCGTCGTCCCCGAGGCGCGCGGCATGCTCCCCAAGGGCCAGGGCATCTTCTTCCTCTACAGCCAGTCCACCCAGTTCGGCGGAACCAAGTCCCGCTACGACATCAACCGCGAGCTGACGGACCCGGCGGGCCCCTACCGCGCCGTGTTCCAGACCTCCAGCGTGGGCAGCACCCTGGGCACGACGTACACCACCATCTCCGCCGAGGTGGATGACTACCTCCACAAGGCGCCCATCCTCAGCACCCAGTCCCAGAGCAACTCCGGCACGCGCAACTCGCGGCCGCAGGCGTGGGCGAAGAACATCGTCTCCGTCGGCGGCTTCTACCACCGCAACACCGCCAGCCGGACCGATGACTCCTGGAGCAGCAGCGCGAGCATCGGCCCCGCGGCGGACGGGCGCCTCAAGCCGGACCTGTCCTTCTTCTACGACCAGATTCGCTCGGCCAGCAACGCGAGCAACACGTCGTACACGGAGTTCGGCGGAACCAGCGCCGCCACCCCGCAGACGGCGGGCCACTTCGGGCTCCTCTTCGAGATGTGGCACAAGGGCGTGTGGGCCGGCCACGGCGGCGGCGCGGACGTCTTCGCCAGCCGCCCGCAGATGGCCACCGCCAAGGCGCTGATGATCAACCTGGCCCACCGCTACAACTGGACGGCCGGCGGCACCAACGGCGACCTGACGCGCGCGCGCCAGGGCTGGGGCACCGCGGACATCAAGCGGCTGCATGACCGCGCCCCGGTGACGGGCATCATCGACGAGACGGACACCCTCCTGCCCCTGGGCAGCAACACCTACGGCGTCACCGTCGCGGCGGGTGAGAAGGAGCTCAACGTCACGCTCGTCTACACGGACCCCGCGGGCACGGTGGGCGCCGCGCAGGCGCGCATCAACGACCTCTCGCTGCGCGTCACCTCGCCCTCCGGCGTCGTGTACTGGGGCAACAACGGCCTGACGGCGAGCAACGTCTCCACGTCCGGCGGCGTCTCCAACAAGGTGGACACCGTCGAGAACGTCTTCCTGGCCAGCCCCGAGGCCGGTGCGTGGACCGTGACGGTGCTCGGCGACGAAATCGTGCAGGACGCCGACCTGAGCACCCGCGTCATCGACGCGAAGTACGGCCTGGTCGTGAGCGGCGGCATCCTCCGCAAGTAG
- a CDS encoding AAA domain-containing protein — protein MARDVSFFDQLGSLLAKEREAEKARLATLAEGMSLHEREEQGLSVLDLETVEEEVGLGGRVLLTLARADRSRLPSRLHNGDLVAVLPRRAEVSEPAKALVSRASATRLQLAFDRSPPPYVHEGLLRLDVVPNDVTYERMRTGLQRVKAMDKGLERRKREVLLGNEPPRTDKPRDFEPGRPLNPEQLDAVGRALAAEDFFLVHGPPGTGKSTVLAEVAAQAVARGQRLLCTAASNAAVDHLLDLCLGQGLRAVRVGHPARVAARLQEHTLDIVVEEHPDRVVSRELFDEAFSLLGYARRQRTQGRSRARFSNARASTTEAKAMLDEARALERKAVRSVLATADVVCVTLASLDSGVLSGEQFDLALLDEATQATEPLALLGFLRAPIVILAGDPQQLPPTVLSQDAARAGLAVSLFERLLADHGDGVKRMLLEQYRMNTRIMDFPSREMYGGQLRAHPSVADRTLADVLPPGTEVDAPPVLFLDTAGKGFDEEVEPTTRSLFNTGEADLIEARVRALLALGLSQRELAVITPYSAQAHRLRERLESFAPDVEVDTMDAFQGREKDAVLVSLTRSNSEGQVGFLNDLRRMNVALTRARRHLFVVGDSATLSGHPFYARFIEESQAHGGYRSAWEWADTP, from the coding sequence ATGGCTCGTGACGTCTCCTTCTTCGACCAGCTCGGCTCCCTCCTCGCCAAGGAGCGCGAGGCCGAGAAAGCCCGCCTCGCCACCCTCGCGGAGGGCATGTCCCTCCACGAGCGAGAGGAGCAGGGCCTGTCCGTCCTGGACCTCGAGACGGTGGAGGAAGAGGTCGGCCTGGGCGGACGCGTGCTGCTCACCCTGGCCCGCGCGGACCGCTCGCGCCTGCCGTCCCGGCTCCACAACGGAGACCTGGTGGCCGTGCTCCCCCGCCGCGCCGAGGTGAGCGAGCCCGCCAAGGCCCTGGTCTCCCGCGCCAGCGCCACGCGCCTCCAGCTCGCCTTCGACCGCTCCCCGCCTCCGTATGTCCACGAGGGCCTGCTGCGGCTCGACGTCGTCCCCAACGACGTCACCTACGAGCGCATGCGCACGGGCCTCCAGCGCGTGAAGGCCATGGACAAGGGCCTGGAGCGCCGCAAGCGCGAGGTGCTGCTGGGCAACGAGCCGCCGCGCACGGACAAGCCTCGCGACTTCGAGCCGGGCCGCCCCCTCAACCCCGAGCAGCTCGACGCCGTGGGACGCGCGCTCGCCGCCGAGGACTTCTTCCTGGTCCACGGCCCTCCGGGCACCGGCAAGTCCACGGTGCTCGCGGAGGTGGCCGCGCAGGCCGTGGCCCGAGGCCAGCGCCTCTTGTGCACCGCCGCCAGCAACGCCGCCGTGGACCACCTGTTGGACTTGTGCCTGGGCCAGGGCCTGCGCGCCGTCCGCGTGGGCCACCCCGCTCGCGTCGCGGCGCGCCTGCAGGAGCACACGCTGGACATCGTCGTGGAGGAGCACCCCGACCGCGTCGTCTCCCGCGAGCTCTTCGACGAGGCCTTCTCGCTGCTCGGCTACGCGCGACGCCAGCGCACCCAGGGCCGCAGCCGCGCGCGCTTCTCCAACGCACGCGCCTCCACCACGGAGGCCAAGGCCATGCTCGACGAGGCCCGCGCGCTCGAGCGCAAGGCGGTGCGCTCCGTGCTGGCCACCGCGGACGTCGTCTGCGTCACGCTCGCGAGCCTCGACTCCGGCGTGCTGTCCGGTGAGCAGTTCGACCTGGCGCTCCTGGATGAAGCCACCCAGGCCACCGAGCCGCTCGCGCTCCTGGGCTTCCTGCGCGCGCCCATCGTCATCCTCGCCGGAGACCCGCAGCAGCTCCCGCCCACCGTGCTGTCTCAAGACGCCGCGCGCGCGGGCCTGGCGGTGAGCCTCTTCGAGCGACTGCTCGCGGACCACGGCGACGGCGTGAAGCGCATGCTGCTCGAGCAGTACCGGATGAACACGCGCATCATGGACTTCCCCTCGCGCGAGATGTACGGCGGCCAGCTTCGCGCCCACCCCTCCGTCGCGGACCGCACGCTCGCGGACGTCCTGCCGCCGGGCACGGAGGTGGATGCGCCACCCGTCCTCTTCCTCGACACCGCCGGCAAGGGCTTCGACGAGGAGGTGGAGCCCACCACGCGCAGCCTCTTCAACACCGGCGAGGCCGACCTCATCGAGGCACGCGTGCGCGCCCTGCTCGCGCTGGGACTGTCACAGCGCGAGCTCGCGGTGATTACACCGTACAGCGCCCAGGCCCACCGCCTGCGTGAGCGCCTGGAGTCCTTCGCCCCCGACGTCGAGGTCGACACCATGGACGCCTTCCAGGGCCGCGAGAAGGACGCCGTGCTCGTCTCGCTCACCCGCTCCAACAGCGAGGGCCAGGTTGGC